A portion of the Microbacterium hominis genome contains these proteins:
- a CDS encoding MFS transporter, producing the protein MLRPLGHGDFRKLFSAVVLSIFAAGMWAVVMVYAVIGAGGGPVELSLVAAANAVGLLACAIPGGIVADRVSRRLIVRSVELVNALAVGSIVVAGAIGEVTIAHLTIVALVLGAGMGFFFPAYSAFLPRILPPEQLLAANGLEGAIRPALQQAAGPAAAGMLVAALLPSQAAVVIALSHSIAFVVLLTLGPEPAGEVDAAVAASTRPVHPVAGVFHDLREAVVFTVRTPWLLWTLLYATMWVLVSLGPQEVLLPFLVRDRIGEDPRLFGFLLAVLGLGGVVGSIVVSSMPLPRRYLTTMNLVWGVSTLPFVVVGLTDQYWLLLVSLFLVGFGFSYGNVIWGTLLQRRVPRHMLGRVSSLDFFVSLALMPVSMALAGPLSQIVPVPVIFVAAGVLPLVFGIVAILAARMPRDEIAHPLD; encoded by the coding sequence ATGCTGCGCCCCCTCGGCCACGGCGACTTCCGCAAGCTCTTCTCCGCGGTGGTGCTGTCGATCTTCGCCGCCGGCATGTGGGCGGTGGTCATGGTGTACGCGGTGATCGGGGCCGGCGGCGGACCCGTCGAGCTGTCGCTCGTGGCCGCCGCCAACGCCGTGGGTCTGCTCGCGTGCGCGATCCCGGGCGGCATCGTCGCCGATCGCGTCTCGCGGCGGCTGATCGTGCGCAGCGTCGAACTGGTCAACGCCCTCGCGGTCGGCTCGATCGTGGTGGCGGGTGCCATCGGCGAGGTCACGATCGCGCACCTCACGATCGTCGCGCTCGTGCTGGGCGCCGGCATGGGGTTCTTCTTCCCCGCGTACAGCGCATTCCTGCCTCGCATCCTCCCTCCCGAGCAGCTCCTGGCGGCGAACGGCCTGGAGGGCGCGATCAGGCCGGCGCTGCAGCAGGCGGCGGGGCCCGCGGCGGCGGGGATGCTCGTCGCGGCGCTCCTGCCGAGCCAGGCCGCCGTGGTGATCGCCCTCTCCCACTCGATCGCGTTCGTCGTGCTCCTCACCCTCGGTCCGGAGCCGGCCGGCGAGGTGGATGCCGCGGTCGCGGCATCCACTCGTCCTGTCCATCCCGTGGCGGGGGTCTTCCACGACCTCCGCGAGGCCGTGGTCTTCACGGTGCGCACACCCTGGCTGCTGTGGACGCTGCTGTACGCGACGATGTGGGTGCTCGTCTCGCTGGGGCCGCAGGAGGTGCTGCTGCCGTTCCTCGTGCGGGACCGGATCGGCGAGGACCCGCGGCTGTTCGGGTTCCTGCTCGCGGTGCTGGGCCTGGGCGGGGTCGTCGGGTCGATCGTCGTGTCGTCGATGCCGCTGCCGCGGCGCTACCTCACCACCATGAATCTCGTGTGGGGCGTGAGCACGCTCCCGTTCGTGGTGGTGGGCCTCACCGACCAGTACTGGCTGCTGCTGGTTTCGCTGTTCCTCGTCGGCTTCGGGTTCAGCTACGGCAACGTGATCTGGGGCACCCTCCTGCAGCGGCGCGTCCCACGGCATATGCTCGGTCGCGTGTCGAGCCTGGACTTCTTCGTCTCCCTGGCTCTCATGCCCGTGTCGATGGCGCTGGCCGGTCCGCTGTCGCAGATCGTCCCGGTGCCGGTGATCTTCGTCGCCGCCGGCGTGTTGCCCCTCGTCTTCGGGATCGTCGCCATCCTGGCCGCCCGCATGCCCCGTGACGAGATCGCCCACCCCCTGGACTGA
- the trmB gene encoding tRNA (guanosine(46)-N7)-methyltransferase TrmB, with protein MSDAQERAWSELAPRFVIAVARDAAATSILPESHIDPAQTWGRPAPLVAEIGSGQGHAIVHAASTRTDTDFLAIEVFKAGLARTMLDGERAGVTNLRLVEANAPEVLEHLLPEASLDELWVFFPDPWHKAKHNKRRLVAPEFPPLAARALKDGGMLRLATDWEDYARQMREVLDDAPQFERAFPGEWAERFEGRVVTAFERKGAAKGREIRDLTYRRAPRP; from the coding sequence ATGTCCGACGCGCAGGAGCGCGCGTGGAGCGAGCTTGCGCCGCGGTTCGTGATCGCGGTGGCTCGGGATGCCGCAGCCACCAGCATCCTGCCCGAGTCCCACATCGACCCGGCGCAGACCTGGGGGCGCCCGGCGCCGCTGGTCGCCGAGATCGGCTCGGGCCAGGGGCATGCGATCGTGCACGCGGCATCCACCCGCACCGACACCGACTTCCTGGCGATCGAGGTGTTCAAGGCGGGTCTGGCGCGCACCATGCTCGACGGCGAGCGTGCGGGCGTCACGAACCTGCGGCTGGTCGAGGCGAACGCACCCGAGGTGCTCGAGCACCTGCTGCCCGAGGCATCCCTCGACGAACTGTGGGTGTTCTTCCCCGACCCGTGGCACAAGGCCAAGCACAACAAGCGGCGGCTCGTCGCCCCCGAGTTCCCGCCGCTGGCGGCGCGCGCGCTGAAGGACGGCGGGATGCTGCGCCTGGCCACAGACTGGGAGGACTACGCGCGGCAGATGCGCGAGGTGCTCGACGACGCCCCGCAGTTCGAGCGCGCGTTCCCGGGAGAGTGGGCCGAGCGGTTCGAGGGGCGCGTGGTCACCGCGTTCGAGCGCAAGGGGGCGGCGAAGGGACGCGAGATCCGCGACCTGACCTACCGCCGCGCGCCCCGGCCATGA
- a CDS encoding DUF3097 family protein — protein MDDRYGTDVLAAGWRERAAKKIAHVEAETDLVVEVADDGFCGAVVVVAPGFVELEDRIGRRRLFPLGPGFLVDGVDVVLVPPKPAAPAASTPRRTASGSFAAPDARARVARASRILVEGRHDAELVEKVWGDDLRAEGVVVEYLQGIDLLAAMLDDEPPSADRRYGVLVDHLVPGSKESRIAQEIARGRHGAHVLIVGHPWVDVWQCVTPRAMGIPRWPDVPRGIEYKVGVCRALGWPARDQADLARAWQRILARVSSYRDLEPALLGRVEELIDFVTVDQQ, from the coding sequence ATGGACGATCGCTACGGCACCGATGTGCTCGCCGCGGGCTGGCGCGAGCGCGCCGCCAAGAAGATCGCGCACGTCGAGGCCGAGACCGATCTGGTCGTGGAGGTCGCCGACGACGGCTTCTGCGGTGCGGTGGTCGTGGTCGCCCCGGGCTTCGTCGAACTCGAGGACCGGATCGGCCGTCGACGGCTCTTCCCGCTGGGGCCGGGCTTCCTGGTCGACGGCGTCGACGTGGTGCTCGTGCCCCCGAAGCCCGCCGCGCCCGCGGCATCCACTCCCCGCCGCACGGCGTCCGGATCGTTCGCCGCTCCCGATGCCCGGGCGCGCGTCGCCCGGGCCAGCCGCATCCTCGTCGAGGGCCGGCACGACGCCGAACTCGTCGAGAAGGTGTGGGGCGACGACCTGCGGGCGGAGGGCGTGGTGGTCGAGTACCTCCAGGGCATCGACCTGCTCGCCGCGATGCTCGACGACGAGCCGCCCTCGGCCGACCGGCGCTACGGAGTGCTCGTGGACCACCTCGTGCCGGGTTCCAAGGAGTCGCGCATCGCGCAGGAGATCGCGCGCGGCCGTCACGGCGCGCACGTGCTCATCGTCGGGCATCCGTGGGTGGATGTCTGGCAGTGCGTGACCCCGCGGGCGATGGGCATCCCGCGGTGGCCGGACGTGCCCCGCGGCATCGAGTACAAGGTGGGCGTGTGCCGCGCGCTCGGCTGGCCCGCCCGCGATCAGGCCGACCTCGCCCGGGCCTGGCAGCGCATCCTGGCGCGCGTGAGCTCGTACCGCGACCTCGAGCCGGCGCTCCTGGGCCGCGTGGAGGAGCTCATCGACTTCGTGACGGTGGATCAGCAATAG
- a CDS encoding TPM domain-containing protein encodes MRVRWTAATAAAIGLALAAGATAAVATPPVDLGTGYVVDQADVLDAGEEAAAQARLEETLAATGADLYVVFVDTFTDPANSQEWADEVAALNGLGPSQYLLAVSVDGRQYYISADTSGPMSDEALLQVESDIRPSLSDGDFAGAVDAAADGFEAELGTGAGGSGSGGFAALLVIVGVLVAIAVIVWLVARSRRAKRPAAGAVAGPGQPAAPQVPTAELARQAASALIAADDAIKTSEQELGFARAQFGDDATVEFAGALATARANLDEAFTLQQQLDDEVPDTEAQVREWNGRIIELCAQSDAELDAKAEAFDELRELEKDAPAALARVEAARQAAGAGIEPARTTLAALTPKYAADALATVADNPDQANERLAFADAQLGAARSAIDAGDGGQAAVGIRAAEEAVAQAGVLTAAVGKLGADLAAAEQGAAALLAELEQDVAAAGALPDADGRIAAAVTAVRQQVDAARANLTGATRPILALQGLETANEQIDAVIAGARSAQERAARARQVLGQVMTQAQAQVSTAEDFITTRRGAVGAQARTRLAEAGAALVRAQQVQSSDPEQALQHAQRADQLAGQAIQAAQRDVSSFSGGGMFGEAPSRGGGNDGMLGAVLGGIVINSLLGSGGGGASRSRGRSAGFSSGGFSGGSRGGRSAGSFGGGGTRGRRGGGRF; translated from the coding sequence ATGCGCGTGCGCTGGACCGCCGCGACGGCTGCGGCGATCGGGCTCGCCCTCGCCGCCGGAGCCACCGCCGCCGTGGCCACGCCGCCGGTGGACCTCGGCACCGGGTACGTCGTGGATCAGGCCGATGTGCTGGATGCCGGCGAGGAGGCCGCGGCACAGGCTCGGCTCGAGGAGACGCTCGCCGCCACCGGTGCCGACCTCTACGTCGTGTTCGTCGACACGTTCACCGACCCCGCGAACAGCCAGGAGTGGGCGGACGAGGTCGCCGCGCTCAACGGTCTCGGTCCGAGCCAGTACCTCCTCGCCGTCTCCGTCGACGGCCGCCAGTACTACATCTCGGCCGACACCTCGGGTCCCATGAGCGACGAGGCACTGCTCCAGGTCGAATCCGACATCCGCCCGTCGCTCAGCGACGGCGACTTCGCGGGCGCGGTGGATGCCGCCGCCGACGGCTTCGAGGCCGAGCTCGGGACCGGAGCCGGCGGCAGCGGCAGCGGCGGCTTCGCCGCGCTGCTCGTGATCGTCGGGGTGCTCGTGGCGATCGCCGTCATCGTGTGGCTCGTCGCCCGATCGCGGCGCGCGAAGCGTCCCGCCGCGGGCGCTGTCGCCGGGCCCGGGCAACCCGCCGCACCGCAGGTTCCGACGGCGGAACTGGCGCGTCAGGCCGCCTCCGCGCTCATCGCCGCCGACGACGCGATCAAGACGAGCGAGCAGGAGCTCGGTTTCGCCCGCGCTCAGTTCGGCGATGACGCCACCGTGGAGTTCGCCGGCGCGCTCGCGACGGCGCGCGCGAACCTCGACGAGGCATTCACCCTTCAGCAGCAGCTCGACGACGAGGTCCCTGACACCGAGGCGCAGGTGCGCGAGTGGAACGGCCGGATCATCGAGCTGTGCGCACAGTCCGACGCCGAGCTCGACGCCAAGGCGGAGGCCTTCGACGAGCTCCGCGAGCTCGAGAAGGACGCGCCCGCGGCCCTCGCCCGCGTCGAGGCCGCCCGCCAGGCCGCGGGCGCGGGCATCGAGCCCGCCCGAACGACCCTCGCGGCGCTCACGCCGAAGTACGCCGCCGACGCGCTGGCGACCGTCGCCGACAACCCGGATCAGGCGAACGAGCGCCTGGCCTTCGCCGACGCCCAGCTCGGCGCCGCACGGTCGGCGATCGACGCGGGCGACGGCGGGCAGGCGGCCGTCGGCATCCGCGCCGCCGAAGAGGCCGTCGCCCAGGCGGGCGTGCTGACCGCCGCCGTCGGCAAGCTGGGAGCCGACCTCGCGGCAGCCGAGCAGGGCGCCGCTGCGCTCCTCGCGGAGCTCGAGCAGGACGTGGCCGCCGCCGGCGCCCTGCCCGACGCCGACGGTCGCATCGCCGCCGCCGTGACCGCGGTGCGCCAGCAGGTCGACGCAGCCCGCGCCAACCTCACCGGAGCCACGCGTCCGATCCTGGCTCTGCAGGGGCTCGAGACGGCCAACGAGCAGATCGACGCCGTCATCGCCGGCGCGCGCAGCGCGCAGGAGCGGGCCGCGCGAGCCCGCCAGGTGCTGGGCCAGGTGATGACCCAGGCCCAGGCCCAGGTGTCCACCGCCGAAGACTTCATCACCACCCGTCGCGGGGCGGTCGGCGCACAGGCGCGCACGCGACTGGCGGAGGCCGGCGCGGCGCTCGTACGCGCGCAGCAGGTGCAGTCGAGCGACCCCGAGCAGGCGCTGCAGCACGCCCAGCGCGCCGACCAGCTGGCCGGCCAGGCGATCCAGGCGGCGCAGCGCGACGTCTCGTCGTTCTCGGGCGGCGGGATGTTCGGGGAAGCCCCCTCGCGCGGCGGCGGGAACGACGGAATGCTGGGAGCGGTGCTCGGCGGGATCGTCATCAACTCGCTCCTCGGGAGCGGAGGTGGCGGCGCCTCGCGCAGCCGCGGTCGCTCCGCCGGCTTCTCGTCGGGCGGGTTCTCCGGCGGAAGCCGCGGCGGCCGCAGCGCGGGGAGCTTCGGCGGCGGCGGCACCCGGGGCCGCCGCGGCGGCGGGCGCTTCTGA
- a CDS encoding PspA/IM30 family protein yields the protein MAKQSIFGRISTLIKANVNALIDQAEDPQKMLDQLVRDYTNSIADAESAIAETIGNLRLLERDHQEDVQAAAEWGSKALAASRKADELRAVGNTADADKFDNLAKIALQRQISEENEAKTIAPTIAAQTEVVEKLKDGLNGMKQKLDQLRSKRAELLSRAKVAEAQNKVHDAVKSIDVLDPTSELGRFEDKVRRQEALAAGKQELAASTLDAQFNQLEDMGELTEVEARLAALKTGGSPATPAIGQ from the coding sequence ATGGCGAAGCAGTCCATCTTCGGTCGCATCTCCACACTCATCAAGGCGAACGTCAACGCCCTGATCGACCAGGCCGAAGACCCCCAGAAGATGCTCGACCAGCTCGTGCGCGACTACACCAACAGCATCGCCGATGCCGAGTCGGCCATCGCCGAGACCATCGGCAATCTGCGGCTGCTCGAGCGCGACCACCAGGAGGACGTGCAGGCGGCGGCCGAGTGGGGCAGCAAGGCGCTCGCGGCCAGCCGCAAGGCCGACGAGCTGCGCGCGGTGGGCAACACCGCCGACGCCGACAAGTTCGACAACCTCGCCAAGATCGCGCTCCAGCGACAGATCAGCGAGGAGAACGAGGCGAAGACGATCGCCCCCACCATCGCCGCGCAGACCGAGGTCGTCGAGAAGCTCAAGGACGGCCTCAACGGCATGAAGCAGAAGCTCGACCAGCTCCGGTCCAAGCGGGCCGAGCTGCTGTCGCGCGCGAAGGTCGCCGAGGCCCAGAACAAGGTGCACGACGCGGTGAAGTCGATCGACGTGCTCGACCCCACCAGCGAGCTCGGCCGCTTCGAGGACAAGGTGCGCCGGCAGGAGGCCCTGGCCGCCGGAAAGCAGGAGCTCGCGGCATCCACCCTCGACGCGCAGTTCAACCAGCTCGAGGACATGGGCGAGCTCACCGAGGTCGAGGCGCGACTGGCCGCGCTGAAGACCGGCGGCTCGCCCGCCACTCCCGCGATCGGGCAGTGA
- a CDS encoding arginase family protein, whose amino-acid sequence MTRFVVVPQWQGSRSSRAMQLLDGADAIAGDLPRSSCTRIDVPLEAGESVDTGVRRYSALRRIRDLVDAELALHPEPSLVIGGDCGVAVGAVARSAARERDLAVLWLDAHADLHSPDSSPSGAFAGMALRAVLGHGAPGLTLGEAAVPPERAVLGGARDIDPAEEEAIGALGLRMVAAAALSDHDALAAAVSATGAAAVHIHVDLDVLDPTAMSGVTTSVPFGVGVADLVASIARVRASTPLAGASLSGFAPSSPAAAVDDLGAILRIVGALA is encoded by the coding sequence ATGACGCGCTTCGTCGTTGTTCCGCAGTGGCAGGGGTCCAGATCGTCCCGTGCGATGCAGCTGCTCGATGGCGCCGACGCCATCGCCGGAGATCTGCCGCGCTCGTCGTGCACGCGCATCGACGTGCCGCTCGAGGCGGGCGAGTCGGTCGACACGGGCGTGCGCCGCTACAGCGCGCTGCGGCGCATCCGCGACCTCGTCGACGCGGAACTCGCCCTCCACCCCGAGCCGTCGCTCGTGATCGGCGGCGACTGCGGGGTGGCGGTGGGGGCGGTCGCCCGATCGGCCGCGCGGGAACGCGATCTCGCCGTGCTCTGGCTCGACGCCCACGCCGACCTGCATTCTCCGGACTCAAGCCCCTCGGGCGCCTTCGCGGGGATGGCGCTGCGCGCCGTGCTCGGCCACGGGGCGCCGGGTCTGACACTCGGCGAGGCGGCCGTGCCGCCCGAGCGGGCCGTGCTCGGCGGGGCCCGCGACATCGACCCCGCCGAGGAGGAGGCGATCGGCGCGCTCGGCCTGCGCATGGTCGCGGCCGCCGCACTCAGCGACCACGACGCGCTGGCCGCCGCCGTCTCGGCGACGGGGGCCGCCGCCGTGCACATCCACGTCGATCTCGACGTGCTCGATCCCACCGCGATGTCGGGTGTCACCACGTCGGTGCCCTTCGGCGTCGGCGTCGCCGACCTCGTGGCATCCATCGCCCGCGTGCGCGCGTCCACCCCGCTGGCCGGTGCGAGCCTGAGCGGCTTCGCGCCCTCGTCGCCCGCGGCCGCCGTCGACGACCTCGGTGCGATCCTGCGCATCGTGGGAGCGCTCGCGTGA
- a CDS encoding Fe-S oxidoreductase produces MSPIPEPPTGWREEAERAVARGARLDRLIPGVLLDSPVSRVGYLYGTTVGWIWGSLWSTGRVERRDGLWVFRGMPSWTFPRGGVCAGGCFLTGDAPVTARLLRHEAVHARQWRRYGLLMPLLYLLAGRNPLRNRFEIEAGLADGNYVPRRQA; encoded by the coding sequence GTGAGCCCCATCCCGGAGCCCCCGACCGGATGGCGCGAGGAGGCCGAGCGCGCGGTGGCGCGCGGGGCGCGCCTGGACCGCCTCATCCCCGGCGTGCTCCTGGACTCCCCCGTCAGCCGCGTCGGCTACCTGTACGGGACGACGGTCGGCTGGATCTGGGGCTCGCTGTGGAGCACGGGCCGCGTCGAACGGCGCGACGGGCTGTGGGTGTTCCGCGGGATGCCGTCGTGGACGTTCCCCCGCGGCGGGGTGTGCGCGGGCGGATGCTTCCTGACCGGTGATGCGCCGGTGACCGCGCGGCTGCTGCGCCACGAGGCCGTGCACGCGCGGCAGTGGCGGCGCTACGGCCTGCTCATGCCTCTGCTCTACCTGCTCGCGGGGCGAAACCCGCTGCGCAACCGCTTCGAGATCGAGGCGGGCCTCGCCGACGGCAACTACGTGCCGCGACGGCAAGCCTGA
- a CDS encoding SIP domain-containing protein, which yields MTSTAPHPTAHSAAACRASRHTRAQHLITADESSLAELEALLATLPICSTGRVFVEVPDASWHGAISAPSRMTVTWLDRSQRSGAPGTGRSCAVGEALSRAVSAWADEMLCEHDDATRIHLLGGFLGTADIVDHLTGRLGVAAERIHAPERFGLAVGR from the coding sequence ATGACCTCCACCGCCCCGCACCCCACCGCGCACAGCGCCGCCGCCTGCCGCGCGTCGCGGCACACCCGCGCGCAGCACCTGATCACGGCGGACGAGTCGTCGCTGGCCGAACTCGAGGCGCTGCTGGCGACCCTGCCGATCTGCTCGACCGGCCGCGTGTTCGTCGAGGTCCCGGATGCCTCGTGGCACGGTGCGATCAGCGCGCCCAGTCGCATGACGGTGACCTGGCTCGACCGATCGCAGCGCAGCGGAGCCCCCGGCACCGGTCGCTCCTGCGCCGTCGGGGAGGCCCTCTCCCGTGCGGTCAGCGCGTGGGCCGACGAGATGCTCTGCGAGCACGACGACGCCACGCGCATCCACCTGCTGGGCGGCTTCCTCGGCACGGCCGACATCGTCGACCACCTCACGGGCCGGCTCGGCGTCGCCGCGGAGCGCATCCACGCCCCCGAGCGCTTCGGTCTCGCCGTCGGTCGCTGA
- a CDS encoding tyrosine-protein phosphatase: MTAEAAAEPLAPDPVVSGAVNFRDTGGLPAGSSRTRAGVLFRSGNLAHLDDHGAAAIAGLGIRRIIDLRADEEVAYAPSRVGGVDAVTQRVPLFLGSVASFFDDDISLAEMYRRLVEDSSAGVVEVVRGILADQPVLVHCTVGKDRTGVTIALALSAAGADSDAVVADYARTEGLLPQWRNRRVLAHLRSLHPGAVHLEDLACKSPAPVMRGLLDGVTAAYGSASDYLRAHGLADDELRELRRVLVVAP; encoded by the coding sequence GTGACCGCCGAGGCCGCCGCCGAACCCCTGGCCCCCGATCCCGTCGTCTCGGGGGCGGTGAACTTCCGCGACACCGGCGGGCTTCCGGCCGGGTCGTCGCGCACCCGGGCGGGGGTCCTGTTCCGGTCGGGCAACCTCGCCCACCTCGATGACCACGGCGCGGCCGCGATCGCCGGGCTCGGCATCCGCCGCATCATCGACCTGCGCGCCGACGAGGAGGTCGCCTACGCCCCGAGCCGGGTCGGCGGAGTGGATGCCGTCACCCAGCGCGTTCCGCTGTTCCTCGGTTCGGTCGCATCGTTCTTCGACGATGACATTTCGCTCGCCGAGATGTACCGCCGCCTGGTCGAGGACTCTTCGGCCGGTGTGGTCGAGGTCGTGCGCGGCATCCTCGCCGATCAGCCCGTGCTGGTGCACTGCACGGTGGGCAAGGACCGCACGGGCGTGACCATCGCGCTCGCGCTGTCGGCCGCCGGCGCCGACTCCGACGCGGTCGTCGCCGACTACGCCCGCACCGAGGGTCTGCTGCCGCAGTGGCGCAACCGGCGCGTGCTCGCCCACCTGCGGAGCCTGCACCCGGGGGCGGTGCACCTGGAGGATCTGGCGTGCAAGTCGCCGGCTCCGGTCATGCGCGGACTGCTCGACGGCGTGACCGCGGCGTACGGGTCGGCCTCCGACTACCTGCGCGCGCACGGTCTCGCCGACGACGAGCTGCGGGAGCTGCGCCGGGTGCTCGTGGTCGCACCGTGA
- a CDS encoding carboxymuconolactone decarboxylase family protein yields the protein MSDHARVHLSRSAPDAYKTLAAFSKTVGSIAAEAGIEPRLKELVQIHASQLNGCAYCVRVHVERATAAGITADVIAQLPVWRESGVFTDRERAALELAEAYVYIHEEGVSEEVYDLVGGILSEPEYVALSWILVSINAFNRVAIAGRYSVPPRDDLAGEDRDAAAGRAW from the coding sequence ATGAGCGATCACGCCCGCGTGCACCTGTCCCGTTCCGCCCCGGACGCCTACAAGACCCTCGCGGCGTTCTCGAAGACGGTCGGGTCGATCGCGGCCGAGGCGGGCATCGAACCGCGCCTGAAGGAGCTCGTGCAGATCCATGCCTCTCAGCTCAACGGCTGCGCCTACTGCGTGCGCGTGCACGTCGAGCGGGCGACCGCCGCCGGGATCACCGCCGACGTCATCGCCCAGCTGCCCGTCTGGCGGGAGTCGGGGGTGTTCACCGATCGCGAGCGCGCCGCTCTCGAGCTCGCCGAGGCCTACGTGTACATCCATGAGGAGGGCGTGTCCGAGGAGGTGTACGACCTGGTCGGCGGCATCCTCTCCGAGCCGGAGTACGTCGCACTCAGCTGGATCCTGGTGTCGATCAACGCCTTCAACCGGGTGGCGATCGCGGGTCGCTACAGCGTGCCCCCGCGCGACGACCTCGCCGGCGAGGATCGCGACGCCGCGGCGGGGCGCGCGTGGTGA
- a CDS encoding alpha/beta fold hydrolase, translating to MSEPLDEFSFLPAQAADIGVDGPLPRGERVGLELGDGRVLSGLRWGEAPPQVTFLHGAGLNAHTWDTTVLALGLPALAIDLPGHGDSSWRDDAAYVARVLAPDVVTGMAAWTDRPQVLVGQSLGGLTAAAVAASRPDLVDALVVIDITPGVDPNAGPTQIREFFAGPTDWADRSELVDRALSFGLGGSRAAAERGVHLNSRIRPDGRVEWKHHFAHLAAAMAADPARAAAAAHEQDAVSSVLGASGWDDLAGVAAPVTLVRGDRGYVTDADAEEFARRLPAASLTVMASGHNVQEEQPAALGRFVSALVGKG from the coding sequence GTGAGCGAACCCCTCGACGAGTTCTCCTTCCTGCCCGCCCAGGCGGCCGACATCGGCGTCGACGGCCCCCTCCCCCGCGGTGAGCGGGTGGGCCTGGAGCTGGGGGACGGCCGCGTCCTCAGCGGCCTGCGCTGGGGCGAGGCACCCCCGCAGGTCACCTTCCTGCACGGCGCGGGCCTGAACGCGCACACCTGGGACACGACCGTCCTCGCGCTCGGGCTGCCCGCGCTGGCCATCGACCTCCCCGGACACGGGGATTCGAGCTGGCGAGACGATGCGGCGTATGTGGCGCGCGTGCTCGCCCCCGACGTGGTGACCGGAATGGCGGCGTGGACCGATCGTCCCCAGGTGCTGGTCGGGCAGTCGCTCGGGGGCCTGACGGCGGCGGCGGTCGCGGCCTCCCGCCCCGACCTGGTCGACGCGCTCGTGGTCATCGACATCACGCCCGGCGTCGATCCGAACGCCGGCCCCACCCAGATCAGGGAGTTCTTCGCGGGACCGACCGATTGGGCCGACCGCTCCGAGCTCGTCGACCGCGCCCTGTCGTTCGGACTGGGCGGCTCGCGCGCCGCCGCCGAGCGCGGCGTGCACCTCAACTCGCGCATCCGCCCCGACGGACGGGTGGAGTGGAAGCACCACTTCGCCCATCTCGCCGCCGCGATGGCGGCCGATCCGGCGCGGGCCGCCGCCGCCGCGCACGAGCAGGACGCGGTGTCGTCGGTGCTCGGCGCATCCGGGTGGGACGACCTCGCCGGCGTCGCGGCGCCGGTGACCCTCGTCCGCGGCGACCGCGGCTACGTGACCGATGCCGACGCCGAGGAATTCGCGCGACGCCTGCCCGCGGCATCCCTCACCGTCATGGCATCGGGACACAACGTGCAGGAGGAGCAGCCGGCCGCGCTCGGCCGGTTCGTGTCCGCGCTCGTCGGGAAGGGATGA